A region of Arabidopsis thaliana chromosome 5, partial sequence DNA encodes the following proteins:
- a CDS encoding magnesium transporter, putative (DUF803) (Protein of unknown function (DUF803); CONTAINS InterPro DOMAIN/s: Protein of unknown function DUF803 (InterPro:IPR008521); Has 30201 Blast hits to 17322 proteins in 780 species: Archae - 12; Bacteria - 1396; Metazoa - 17338; Fungi - 3422; Plants - 5037; Viruses - 0; Other Eukaryotes - 2996 (source: NCBI BLink).) encodes MWESICLTLAATAGNNIGKVLQKKGTIILPPLSLKLKVLRAYAENKPWALGFLMDIVGALLMLRALSLAPVSVVQPVSGCGLAILSVFSHFYLKEVMNVFDWIGITVAGIGTIGVGAGGEEQEASLISVFQLLWLALVVAILFVLLNAWLHIFKRQRREQELGEYEVVEEIIYGLESGILFGMASVVSKMGFVFVEQGFSTMFIPMCISISICCSGTGFFYQTRGLKHGRAIVVSTCAAVASIVTGVVAGMFALGEKLPTSPSGRLLLLLGWLLIMLGVVLLVTSSRLIRHLPRSFRRSRQTSLERGFNIRRTTSHTPKDTNPSAVIQAATLHHLLSSPSKDKD; translated from the exons ATGTGGGAATCGATTTGCCTAACGCTTGCGGCCACCGCCGGAAACAATATCGGCAAGGTTCTCCAGAAGAAGGGCACTATTATCCTCCCTCCTCTCTCCCTTAAGCTTAAG GTGTTAAGAGCATATGCTGAAAACAAACCATGGGCGTTAGGTTTTCTTATGGACATTGTTGGTGCTTTGTTGATGCTGAGAGCACTATCACTTGCTCCT GTGTCAGTTGTTCAGCCAGTCTCGGGATGTGGCCTTGCCATTCTTTCCGTCTTTtcgcatttttatttgaaggAAGTCATGAATGTTTTTGACTGGATTGGGATTACTGTTGCCGGCATTGGGACCATAG GAGTTGGGGCTGGTGGTGAGGAGCAAGAAGCATCATTAATATCTGTCTTCCAGTTGCTGTGGCTAGCATTGGTTGTTGCCATCTTGTTT GTACTACTAAATGCGTGGCTTCATATCTTCAAACGCCAGCGCAGGGAGCAGGAGCTG gGGGAATATGAAGTGGTGGAAGAAATCATATATGGCTTGGAATCTGGCATTTTATTCGG AATGGCATCTGTAGTATCAAAGATGGGTTTTGTATTCGTGGAGCAGGGATTTTCTACAATGTTCATTCCCATGTGCATTTCGATTAGTATATGCTGTAGTGGAACTGGATTTTTCTACCAG ACTCGGGGACTAAAACATGGGAGAGCAATCGTAGTATCCACTTGCGCTGCTGTGGCATCAATTGTAACAGGTGTGGTTGCAGGAATGTTTGCTCTGGGTGAGAAATTACCCACTTCACCATCTGGACGGCTTTTACTTCTCCTGGGATG GTTACTTATCATGCTAGGTGTTGTATTACTAGTGACTTCATCACGGCTTATCAGACATCTTCCACGGTCATTCCGGCGTTCAAGGCAAACCAGTTTAGAAAGAGGTTTCAACATAAGGCGGACAACTTCTCACACACCAAAGGATACAAACCCAAGTGCGGTTATCCAGGCAGCAACATTACACCATCTCTTATCATCCCCatcaaaagacaaagactAA